ATACGAGTGAGATTCTCTACTCTATCTGGTAATGACGAATCTAATCGCCACTTTTAGGGcctggcctctctcttccgcaGCAGATCTGGAGTAGAATCACGAAGCGAAGGGGACAAGCAGAGCATCATAGATCGCTGTGATGTCGCcattgaagatggagaaggggTCAAGAGCCGCTTCATTGCCCGAATCATCTTCCGAAATGGACTGACTGCTACGCACCGACTTCCCTTTGAAGTCAGCATGCCCGTACATGCAAAGTTCAACAAGCAGGAGGCTCTCTACCACTGGAGCATTTCATCGAGGACCTTGAAACAGTTGGTAGATCACTTTGGGCCCGGGACCGAGTACCTCGACATCAACACGGATGGCGATCATGTCAACTTCACTTGCTTTAGCGAGAAGACCATCAGCGACGATGGTAAGAGCACCAGTCTCTACATTCTAACGGGAACAAGCTAACTTGTGAGAATAGCGGTTCTTAAGAAACCTCTGCATACTTCGATTGCTGTCGAAACCGACGAATTTGACGATATTGATGTGGAAGATAAGCTTCAAATCGTCGTCTCCATCAAAGACGTTCGCGCAATCACACAGCACGCAGCCATCACCGGCAACGCGATTGTTGCCCGATACTCCCTTCCCGCAAGGCCAATGCAAATTTCCTACTCTGGCGATGCCATCTCATGTGAATTTCTCATTATGACAGTCGGCGAACGGGGAGGGAATCCCGAAAAGAGGACCAAAAAGGTCCGTAAAGGAGCTGCGAACAagggcagcaacagcattaGCAAGGCCATGCCGCATTTAGAAGAGACTTCTCGTCGCGCAagctcaacgccatcacAAACCATGGCCGATATTCAGCGGAAGCAAGCCGCATCGCCTTCCATGCCTccaccatcatcgtcacGGCAACCACCAAATCCAACTCCACGACTGAGCGCTGCTAGAGCCAGTGCCTCGCGTATTGGAGCATTCGATTTCCGGCCTT
This genomic interval from Trichoderma breve strain T069 chromosome 7 map unlocalized scaffold00008, whole genome shotgun sequence contains the following:
- a CDS encoding rad9 domain-containing protein is translated as MAVLTFTLSEEGVTAFRDALNCLSKFSEDVSIEARKDSFFLSTMNTSKSAYASFRFATSRFFGRYQYQGTGPFQEKFFCSMYIRGLASLFRSRSGVESRSEGDKQSIIDRCDVAIEDGEGVKSRFIARIIFRNGLTATHRLPFEVSMPVHAKFNKQEALYHWSISSRTLKQLVDHFGPGTEYLDINTDGDHVNFTCFSEKTISDDAVLKKPLHTSIAVETDEFDDIDVEDKLQIVVSIKDVRAITQHAAITGNAIVARYSLPARPMQISYSGDAISCEFLIMTVGERGGNPEKRTKKVRKGAANKGSNSISKAMPHLEETSRRASSTPSQTMADIQRKQAASPSMPPPSSSRQPPNPTPRLSAARASASRIGAFDFRPSQRPPPPTLRSESLFVEDEAWEPVRDDDEDADEDARLEWDHSADPNPSVSHMGRGDDVRPSGYEPTEEAQPTAAESTFLDPTQRLSDVQGLALFPD